GAGCGGTGATGGCCATCGAATTAATTGGGGAAAGACTTAAGGTTTTGGAACGACCAGGTAGTAAAGGTCGTCGGTAGCCTCCAGGTCTACCCAGTAACCTAACCACGGGACAAGCACTCCCCCATCCTCAGATGTCAAATAAGAATAGGTATTGCCCCAATCTTTGCCGTTATAATAATAAAGAGCATCTACGATCCACCCTCGGGCTACCGCTTCTTGCCATGGTACCGGCGTGCCGGTACCTTTTTGAATCTTTATGTCAGAAAGCCTCACCCGGCCAGAATAAGGATTACTAACGAGGTTTAGGCCAGGCTTCAAGGAATAAGTATATTCGAGGTCTGGAACCTCAGTATAGGCACTCAGTTCAGGCACAGATTTATTTTGTTTGTACAGGGAGTAACCTTCTCCTTCCTTAACTGGTTGGGAGGAACTTACCTTGGTATAACTGTTTTGCTCAGCATTCCATCTATAAACTCGGGGAGTGCCGAAAGCTCCTTGGCCGTCGAGTTGGGCGCTGGCGATGTTCCTCGGGACCCCCACGAGGTTGTTTCCATTGAGAAGTTGTATTTCCGGTCCGGTGATGTACCCAGTGCTTGGGTAGGTAATTTCCGATCCATTCGACATCTTAACCTGGAAATAGAATTTGTGAACCGCTGCCGGACCGAGCATTGTGCGGTGGGTGCAGCTTGCGCCTGTTGGATAATTTCCGCTACAGGTCATATCGTAGTCGTAAAAATCACCGGCAGCAGGATTATTCCTTTGTGTAGTGAAGAGTTTTACATATTGGGGGGTACCACCGGCATCCTGTACGGTGATCTGAAAATCATATTCCACATCCACTTTGGGTTTCCCATTCACCAGATTATTGCTGTCACTGCCACCGTCTGTCCTCTCCAGGCACTGAATTCCGCTATCCGAACAACTGATTTGATATACCCCCTGAATCGTCACCTGCAAAGAGGATGACCAACTTGAGACCACAGAAGTATGGGTAGAGCAGCGGGCCCTTACGCGGACATTGTAGGTACCGGCAATAGTCCACACTTCTTGCTGGTTGGCCGCACCCCATAAGGAGAGGTCTGTCCCGTCCCCTTTCCAATCAAATTGGTATTCCAACGAATGACCGAGGTTTGAAGAAGCTCCACTGGCGATATAGGTATAAGAAGTTTCCAGATTTCCACTGGTCGTGCCAGTCGGCATAGCAGGCGTAGAAATGGTTTCGGAGATGGCCGCAAATTGGGCCGTTACTTCCTTAGGCCCATTCATGGTTATGGAAGATGGGTTGGTAGATCCGGAGAGGTCCCCCGACCAGGCGGTGAAGTTATAACCCGAGCTGGCAGTGGCCGAGACGGGAACACTCTGCCCGCTGTTGTACCAGTTTGTTCCGGAGGGAGTGACGGTTCCGTTTCCCGATGGACTTACCGAAGTCGTCAAGCTGTATTGGGTGGTGAAGTTGGCAGTATAGGTGGTACTGGAAGAAGGGGCGATAATCGTATGGCTCTGAGCTCCTTCGTCGCTCCAGGAAGAGAAAGCGTACTGGGTTCCTGTAGTTCCCGATTGGGGAGAAGAAACGGATAAAGTATGGGAAGAACCGACTACCCAGCTGAAAGTCTGAGGCGCGGTGTAGGTTGTGCCATCAACCACCACCTGCAACCCCGAAGGGTTGGTGGTTACTGTAAAAGTCTGAGTACCATCCGTAGCAGGTCCACTTACTTCGTTGGAATATCCACTTTCATTAGGTGAAGTATCATAGGCAGTGACAGTAATAAAGTAGGTTTGACCTAAAGTAAGACCTGTCATAGTATAGGTGGTAACATTTCCGGCATCGATCGGCGTTCCATACGTTCCAGAGGTTGTTCCGTAATATACCTTGTATCCGGCCAAGTCAGAT
This Deltaproteobacteria bacterium DNA region includes the following protein-coding sequences:
- a CDS encoding fibronectin type III domain-containing protein, with product MLRIKSLSQYNSSQFTFFHPSLLKTLLLSALAFLLFLFIFSQDIFASQIRLAWDPNTESDLAGYKVYYGTTSGTYGTPIDAGNVTTYTMTGLTLGQTYFITVTAYDTSPNESGYSNEVSGPATDGTQTFTVTTNPSGLQVVVDGTTYTAPQTFSWVVGSSHTLSVSSPQSGTTGTQYAFSSWSDEGAQSHTIIAPSSSTTYTANFTTQYSLTTSVSPSGNGTVTPSGTNWYNSGQSVPVSATASSGYNFTAWSGDLSGSTNPSSITMNGPKEVTAQFAAISETISTPAMPTGTTSGNLETSYTYIASGASSNLGHSLEYQFDWKGDGTDLSLWGAANQQEVWTIAGTYNVRVRARCSTHTSVVSSWSSSLQVTIQGVYQISCSDSGIQCLERTDGGSDSNNLVNGKPKVDVEYDFQITVQDAGGTPQYVKLFTTQRNNPAAGDFYDYDMTCSGNYPTGASCTHRTMLGPAAVHKFYFQVKMSNGSEITYPSTGYITGPEIQLLNGNNLVGVPRNIASAQLDGQGAFGTPRVYRWNAEQNSYTKVSSSQPVKEGEGYSLYKQNKSVPELSAYTEVPDLEYTYSLKPGLNLVSNPYSGRVRLSDIKIQKGTGTPVPWQEAVARGWIVDALYYYNGKDWGNTYSYLTSEDGGVLVPWLGYWVDLEATDDLYYLVVPKP